From the Platichthys flesus chromosome 6, fPlaFle2.1, whole genome shotgun sequence genome, one window contains:
- the si:ch211-216l23.2 gene encoding nuclear receptor coactivator 5, whose amino-acid sequence MSSWPKSSAGSRRAPPNPNGSAQKRRFRRGAPYPGRGDERGDELKDVLDSYEEREQIQNFTGSVKFEGFKHQSNAKPENSTPADRRKTLYQKFYRQVQEERKPPDCVVMSVTNQCLDYPKSLSQCLQERGLSVEMLYLQAETGLTRALQDVRAEGSPLCILVEQTNIALSSCTVIIFSDSLKIHRNMPKDQAMDFVSAEHSRGLVKERPPRDPADIAAQASQLLDDFLDREKMERHSVPTDTRTLLTLLAEGVHLYPEELETISEYVRARQEHIQASNNEGEKGSMLPPGLGKPPPLLPTPPGPPQPQPGDGPMMDHSPPPRPPLLPSPGSYPKTKPPPLLSLHGLPGPSLGGQSQRGPQLQHNLFNGPGGNRGPLLHHPPLFHQGPRGPHNIRGPPPSLKSSRPPLLSSPGPPLPRLSGPRH is encoded by the exons ATGTCGTCCTGGCCGAAATCATCCGCAGGTTCCCGGCGGGCTCCACCGAACCCGAACGGGAG TGCCCAGAAACGTCGGTTCCGGAGAGGAGCCCCTTACCCGggcagaggagacgagaggggCGACGAGCTGAAGGATGTCCTGGACAG CTATGAAGAACGAGAGCAAATTCAAAACTTCACTGGAAGTGTAAAGTTTGAGGGATTCAAGCATCAGTCGAATG CCAAACCAGAGAACTCCACTCCAGCAGACCGACGTAAAACCCTGTACCAGAAGTTCTACAGACaagtgcaggaggagaggaagcctCCGGACTGTGTGGTCATGTCTGTCACCAACCAGTGCCT GGATTACCCCAAATCGCTAAGCCAGTGCTTGCAGGAGCGTGGCCTGTCAGTGGAAATGCTCTACCTTCAGGCGGAGACAGGCCTGACCCGGGCCCTGCAGGACGTCCGAGCAGAAGGCTCCCCGTTATGTATTCTGGTGGAGCAGACAAACATAGCTCTGTCCTCCTGCACTGTTATCATATTCTCAGACTCCCTCAAAA TCCATCGCAACATGCCCAAAGACCAGGCCATGGACTTTGTCTCAGCCGAGCACAGCCGGGGACTCGTCAAAGAGCGCCCCCCGAGGGACCCTGCCGACATTGCAGCACAGGCGTCGCAGCTGCTGGATGATTTTCTAGATCGGGAAAAGATGGAGCGCCACAGCGTTCCCACTGATACACGCACGCTCCTCACGCTGTTAGCTGAGGGGGTGCATCTCTACCCCGAGGAGCTGGAAACCATCTCAGAGTACGTCAGGGCCCGACAGGAGCACATCCAAG cCTCCAACAACGAGGGGGAGAAAGGGAGCATGTTACCTCCAGGACTGGGgaaacctcctcctctgctccccacGCCACCGGGACCCCCTCAGCCTCAGCCTGGAGACGGGCCCATGATGGACCACTCTCCACCTCCACGCCCACCTCTCCTGCCTTCACCAG gTTCATATCCCAAAACCAAACCTCCGCCACTTCTGTCCTTGCATGGGCTTCCTGGTCCATCACTAGGGGGCCAATCTCAACGAGGCCCTCAACTCCAGCACAACCTCTTCAACGGCCCTGGCGGGAATCGAGGGCCCCTATTGCACCATCCTCCTTTATTTCACCAAGGTCCCAGGGGCCCTCACAATATTCGgggcccccctccctccctaaAGAGTTCCCGtcctccacttctctcttcTCCAG GTCCCCCTCTCCCTCGGCTGAGTGGCCCCCGACACTAA